Within the Telopea speciosissima isolate NSW1024214 ecotype Mountain lineage chromosome 4, Tspe_v1, whole genome shotgun sequence genome, the region ATCTcaaatgtagtgataccgtatgtcaatgtgcttggctctaccatggaacttgCGGTCCTTCGTAAATGTAAGCGCTGTCGTGctgtcacagtgtataagcaTAGTGTCGTTTGAGTGAGCTTAAACGCTAAGTCTCTacaagaacctcctgagccaaacgGCCTCTTGTATAGCTGTCGAACATGCAACGTACTCCGACTCCATCGTGGACAAGACGATGCAgatctgtttcttgctactccaagtgacagcccCACCTCCCAGGACAAATGCATACCCCAAAGTGGACTTGCGCTCGTCTCTATCattagcccaatcagcatcactgtagcctctcagtctcaagtctaaACCACTGAAGATGAGCAAGACGTCTACAGTGCCACGTAAGTATCGAAGTATCCTCTTTATTGCCTGCCAATGAActggccctgggttactctggtaacggctcaccatgccaatGGTAAAGCAAATTTCTGGACGCGTGCACATCCTCGCATAGATCAAACTGCCTACTAACGCTGCATaaggtattttggacatttggtttctctcttcatcactcttagggcattggtctaaGCTTAAaatgcatgccttgtccattagagtgtcaatgggttttgagttgctcatatggaaccgctccaggactttctttatataagtctcttgagataaactaagaagtctcctagtcaGATCCCTCACAATCTAaacgcccaacacaaagttggcctcacccatgtccttcatctccaaAGTAGAGGACAgacactctttagtggcgacaatcatttcaatgtcattcctAGCCAACAAGATATCgtcaacatacaatgataggataagaaaTCCCGCCTCGGACTGTTTAACATACACatagtggtcctcttcaatcatgtcaaaacccgcagtggtaatggcatggtgaaatctaatgtaccactgcctagatgattgcttaaggccatagatggaacgcTTGAGATGGCATACTTTAGGGTCATGttccttcttctcaaagcccacaagctgagccataaagatctcctcgtccagttctccattgagaaaagcagttttaacgtccaattggtagagttccaaatccaactttgcgacaatggctagaatgagatGTATTAAgaccattctcaccacaggggagaacgtctcatcatagtctataccctccttttgggtatatcccttcgccacaagacgtgccttatatttgtcaattgatccatctgccttCCGATTGACCATCAGGACCCACTTGTCCCCGATGGCCTTGCACCCAGGTGGAAGATCAAataactcccagacttggttcttgcTCATAgcactcaactcatcttccatagcagcttgccacatttatttagctggagaagagagcgcctcactcactgaagctggctcatcctcatccctcgggGTATAGATGAGGGCAGTGTCCCCTTTCGTGTCCACATGCACTTTTTCACCTAGAGAGTTCTTGACCCGCGGGTTGTGCTCTTTCATTAGGTAGCAcactcccactgggctgatgatcactctcaccctctctagcgatctcttgatgagtgtttaattcctcaccctcgccaagagtaggtgagacgcTTTCATCAATCTCTATCTCAAAAAGATCAAGGTCTCTGCTAGCATCACTACTGCTAGGGAAATCGGTCTCTAAAAAATCCACATCGTgggactcactctctgtcattcctccatcttaaTGTTCACCGTACATTACATAGCCTTTCGAGGTAtcggaatatcttataaagatactctttttagctctagggccaagtttcccaaacttatgggaggtactatgaacatatcatGCACATCCTCATGGTCgtatatgccccaaagtgggctttgcacctttccataattcatagggagtggagaGAACTGACTGTGACAGAACGCGGTTAAGGACGTAAGCAgcggtcaacatagcatccccccataaggatattgggaggttggcctgcgccatcatcaatctaaccatatctaaaagtgtcatattcctccgctctgctacaccattttgttgtggagtgtggggaatagtcagctgcctagtgattccttttttctcacacatctctttaaattgatcggaCAAATACTTACGTCCTTGGTTAGTGCGCagagtttttaacctcttgccTTGTTGATTCTCAATCTCTACcacaaagcgtttgaagcaatctagcgctTCGCAGTGGTAAGCAATcagatacacataaccatatcg harbors:
- the LOC122659280 gene encoding secreted RxLR effector protein 161-like; the protein is MCTRPEICFTIGMVSRYQSNPGPVHWQAIKRILRYLRGTVDVLLIFSGLDLRLRGYSDADWANDRDERKSTLGYAFVLGGGAVTWSSKKQICIVLSTMESEYVACSTAIQEAVWLRRFL